One Dreissena polymorpha isolate Duluth1 chromosome 9, UMN_Dpol_1.0, whole genome shotgun sequence genomic window carries:
- the LOC127846786 gene encoding dehydrogenase/reductase SDR family member 4-like isoform X2 — protein sequence MGKLKEKVAIVTASSDGIGFAIAERLASEGACVMVSSRKHQNVDGAVRELKDKGYYHVSGMVCHVANKEHRSRMIEKTVEEFGGIDFLVSNAAVNPIFGPILDSTEEAWDKIFDVNVKSTFFLVKEVVPYMVKRGGGSIVIVSSQGGYTPSQLMGAYSVSKTALLGLVKALVPQLTQMNIRVNAIAPGVIKTRFSEKLWKGNNEISDNYLNTIPLRRFAEAYECAGAVSFLLSDDASYVTGETVAISGGVSNRL from the exons ATGGGAAAGTTAAAAGAAAAGGTTGCCATCGTAACAGCATCGTCCGATGG GATCGGATTTGCTATCGCTGAGCGACTTGCATCGGAGGGTGCGTGCGTGATGGTCAGTAGCAGGAAACACCAAAACGTGGACGGGGCAGTGCGCGAGCTGAAAGACAAGGGCTATTACCACGTGTCGGGAATGGTCTGCCACGTGGCGAATAAAGAACACAGGTCGCGAATGATTGAAAag ACGGTGGAGGAGTTTGGTGGAATCGATTTCCTGGTATCCAATGCTGCTGTGAATCCAATCTTTGGTCCGATCTTAGAC TCGACCGAGGAGGCATGGGATAAGATATTTGACGTAAATGTCAAGTCGACTTTCTTCCTCGTTAAAGAGGTCGTACCGTACATGGTAAAGCGCGG AGGCGGCTCTATAGTGATCGTATCGTCACAGGGTGGATATACCCCTTCTCAG TTGATGGGCGCGTACTCGGTCAGCAAGACCGCCCTTCTCGGCCTGGTGAAAGCCCTGGTGCCTCAGCTCACCCAAATGAATATCCGAGTGAACGCAATCGCCCCTGGAGTCATCAAGACGCGTTTCAGCGAAAag CTCTGGAAAGGAAACAACGAGATTTCAGATAACTATCTGAATACTATACCGTTGCGAAG GTTTGCAGAGGCGTACGAATGCGCAGGTGCAGTGTCCTTCCTTTTGTCGGACGACGCATCGTACGTCACCGGGGAAACAGTCGCAATTTCCGGTGGAGTTTCTAACAGGCTGTGA
- the LOC127846786 gene encoding dehydrogenase/reductase SDR family member 4-like isoform X1, protein MNSSDLSTVRHRGSWRDKSSLSEHNYSIKTSYGKVKRKGCHRNSIVRWNASQKENMQAAATARNRNNGISRVRGRVYLLHPKPRSQSLSTTPFFFSGLIKIGFAIAERLASEGACVMVSSRKHQNVDGAVRELKDKGYYHVSGMVCHVANKEHRSRMIEKTVEEFGGIDFLVSNAAVNPIFGPILDSTEEAWDKIFDVNVKSTFFLVKEVVPYMVKRGGGSIVIVSSQGGYTPSQLMGAYSVSKTALLGLVKALVPQLTQMNIRVNAIAPGVIKTRFSEKLWKGNNEISDNYLNTIPLRRFAEAYECAGAVSFLLSDDASYVTGETVAISGGVSNRL, encoded by the exons ATGAACTCAAGTGATTTGTCAACGGTTCGACACCGCGGAAGCTGGAGGGACAAGTCTTCTTTAAGTGAACACAATTATTCGATAAAGACTAGTTATGGGAAAGTTAAAAGAAAAGGTTGCCATCGTAACAGCATCGTCCGATGG aatgcctcccaaaaagagaacatgcaagcggcagcaacagcgcgtaacagaaataatggaatcagccgtgtcAGGGGAAGAGTCTACCTCCTCCATCCAAAACCAAGAAGCCAGTCTTTATCAACCACCCCCTTTTTCTTCTCTGgcctgataaa GATCGGATTTGCTATCGCTGAGCGACTTGCATCGGAGGGTGCGTGCGTGATGGTCAGTAGCAGGAAACACCAAAACGTGGACGGGGCAGTGCGCGAGCTGAAAGACAAGGGCTATTACCACGTGTCGGGAATGGTCTGCCACGTGGCGAATAAAGAACACAGGTCGCGAATGATTGAAAag ACGGTGGAGGAGTTTGGTGGAATCGATTTCCTGGTATCCAATGCTGCTGTGAATCCAATCTTTGGTCCGATCTTAGAC TCGACCGAGGAGGCATGGGATAAGATATTTGACGTAAATGTCAAGTCGACTTTCTTCCTCGTTAAAGAGGTCGTACCGTACATGGTAAAGCGCGG AGGCGGCTCTATAGTGATCGTATCGTCACAGGGTGGATATACCCCTTCTCAG TTGATGGGCGCGTACTCGGTCAGCAAGACCGCCCTTCTCGGCCTGGTGAAAGCCCTGGTGCCTCAGCTCACCCAAATGAATATCCGAGTGAACGCAATCGCCCCTGGAGTCATCAAGACGCGTTTCAGCGAAAag CTCTGGAAAGGAAACAACGAGATTTCAGATAACTATCTGAATACTATACCGTTGCGAAG GTTTGCAGAGGCGTACGAATGCGCAGGTGCAGTGTCCTTCCTTTTGTCGGACGACGCATCGTACGTCACCGGGGAAACAGTCGCAATTTCCGGTGGAGTTTCTAACAGGCTGTGA